From Weissella confusa, a single genomic window includes:
- a CDS encoding UPF0223 family protein, whose translation MVSGDKNFNYPMLDGWTTDDIIKVSALYSAVSAAYEGGVDREALLAAYKDFKTVVPSKAEEKQLDREFGVESDYSIYRTIQTAQQASTKRLKMEG comes from the coding sequence ATGGTCAGTGGTGATAAGAATTTTAACTATCCAATGTTGGATGGGTGGACAACAGACGACATCATTAAGGTAAGCGCACTGTACTCGGCTGTTTCTGCAGCATACGAGGGTGGCGTGGATCGTGAAGCGCTTTTAGCAGCTTACAAGGATTTCAAAACAGTTGTGCCAAGTAAAGCTGAAGAGAAGCAACTTGATCGTGAGTTCGGGGTGGAATCAGACTACAGTATCTACCGGACGATCCAGACAGCCCAACAAGCGTCTACTAAGCGCCTTAAAATGGAGGGCTAG
- the rsmD gene encoding 16S rRNA (guanine(966)-N(2))-methyltransferase RsmD — protein MRIVSGEFGGRPLKAVPGDATRPTTDKVKEAIFSMIGPYFDGGRSLDLYAGSGGLSIEGVSRGLDEAVLVDRQFAAIKTINENIAITKAPEKFTVIKSTADAAIQRLMGSQPFDVLYFDPPYAKQTITADLEKLVAANLIVPDALIVAETDQNANLPEDMPNFEFLKEKDYGITVVKLYQYKGEA, from the coding sequence ATGCGTATTGTGAGTGGAGAATTTGGTGGTCGCCCATTGAAGGCGGTCCCAGGTGATGCAACCCGACCAACTACAGATAAGGTAAAAGAAGCAATCTTTAGCATGATTGGTCCTTATTTCGATGGTGGCCGTTCATTAGATTTGTATGCTGGTTCGGGCGGGTTAAGTATCGAAGGTGTTTCTCGCGGTTTGGACGAAGCAGTGTTGGTTGACCGCCAATTTGCGGCGATCAAGACCATTAACGAAAATATCGCGATTACAAAAGCACCAGAGAAATTCACGGTGATTAAGAGTACGGCAGATGCAGCCATTCAACGTTTGATGGGGTCACAACCATTTGACGTCTTGTACTTTGATCCGCCATACGCCAAGCAAACAATTACCGCTGACCTTGAAAAACTTGTTGCGGCAAACTTGATTGTGCCAGATGCGTTGATTGTGGCCGAAACTGATCAAAATGCAAACCTACCAGAAGATATGCCTAATTTTGAGTTCTTAAAGGAAAAGGATTACGGCATTACGGTGGTCAAGTTATATCAATATAAGGGGGAAGCATAA
- a CDS encoding FtsW/RodA/SpoVE family cell cycle protein, with translation MQAVKKRRGFRLLRTIRETPKRVKEKFKYLDLVLLLLIIGVLVFGVTMVYSASSNMNSGSSTSFLFKQALFSVISVAAMLLIFSVNINWSSIRVNYLISGFLVATDFALAIALVAGPVTSGAKGWIYIGTFGIQPVEYFKVAMILWFAKRFARNVVNPYKVGAGVKERLHYYKDFIAPGVGILLTGLMPDLGGALILFALFAIIFLTSGIRPTGLITMVGIVIDVLILVPVLLPVLEKLPLMHYQLLRFESYIDPWKTEDAGHQLINSYYAISNGGFWGRGLGNSIQKAGYLPEPNTDFIMAIVGEELGAAWILIILAVFGFIIWRLVIYAVKTRNMQIRLTLYGIAAYIGIQILVNLGGVVGVVPITGVTFPLISYGGSSLMSWGITFGIAFNMIGVLKKNESLRGRE, from the coding sequence ATGCAAGCTGTGAAAAAGCGACGTGGTTTTCGGTTGTTAAGAACAATCCGGGAGACCCCCAAACGCGTCAAAGAAAAATTTAAATATCTCGATTTGGTCTTGCTACTATTAATCATCGGCGTTTTAGTCTTCGGTGTGACAATGGTGTATTCAGCTAGTTCAAATATGAATTCAGGATCTTCTACATCTTTCTTATTTAAGCAAGCCCTGTTCAGCGTTATTAGCGTGGCTGCGATGCTTTTGATATTTAGTGTCAACATTAATTGGTCGTCGATTAGGGTTAATTACCTGATCTCGGGATTCCTAGTTGCGACGGACTTCGCCTTGGCCATAGCGTTGGTCGCTGGACCGGTTACCTCGGGTGCAAAAGGCTGGATTTATATTGGCACATTCGGAATTCAACCGGTTGAATACTTTAAAGTCGCCATGATTTTATGGTTTGCCAAACGCTTTGCCCGTAATGTTGTTAATCCGTATAAGGTTGGTGCGGGTGTAAAAGAACGCCTCCATTACTATAAGGATTTCATTGCACCAGGAGTTGGTATCTTGCTAACTGGTTTGATGCCCGATCTTGGTGGTGCGTTGATTTTGTTTGCGCTATTTGCCATTATATTTTTGACCTCTGGTATTCGACCAACGGGGTTAATTACAATGGTTGGGATTGTCATTGATGTGCTGATTTTGGTGCCGGTGCTGTTGCCAGTGCTTGAAAAGTTACCATTGATGCACTATCAGTTGTTGCGTTTTGAGTCGTACATCGATCCTTGGAAGACAGAAGATGCCGGTCACCAGTTGATTAATTCTTACTACGCCATTTCAAACGGCGGTTTCTGGGGTCGCGGCTTAGGAAATAGTATTCAAAAAGCGGGTTATCTGCCTGAACCGAATACCGATTTTATTATGGCGATTGTCGGTGAAGAGTTAGGTGCTGCTTGGATTTTAATTATCCTTGCTGTATTTGGCTTTATCATTTGGCGTTTGGTCATCTACGCGGTGAAGACACGTAACATGCAAATTCGCTTAACGTTGTACGGTATTGCTGCCTACATTGGTATCCAAATTTTGGTTAACCTTGGTGGTGTCGTGGGCGTCGTGCCAATTACTGGTGTGACGTTCCCATTGATTTCATATGGTGGATCATCATTGATGTCATGGGGAATTACGTTTGGAATCGCCTTTAACATGATCGGTGTGTTGAAAAAGAATGAAAGTTTACGGGGGCGTGAATAA
- the def gene encoding peptide deformylase, which translates to MYLMKDIVRDGDPVLRQQAAKVTFPLSDEVKEATKNMMEYLIISQDEEENEKYGLRPGVGLAAPQVGISQQFSSILIPDEDVDDSDIDEDAEPTYFFKGTIYNPVITRQSVKQTALSMGEGCLSVDEDVPGYVERSYRITVKYQDENGDFQELKLEGYPAIVFQHEIDHLHGTLYYDHISKTTPWSESDGTRYIG; encoded by the coding sequence ATGTATTTGATGAAGGATATCGTGCGCGATGGCGATCCCGTTTTGCGCCAACAAGCTGCAAAGGTGACGTTCCCACTTTCAGATGAAGTGAAGGAAGCCACGAAGAACATGATGGAATACCTAATCATCAGCCAAGATGAAGAGGAAAACGAAAAGTACGGTCTTCGCCCAGGTGTTGGACTTGCTGCTCCACAAGTTGGTATTTCACAACAATTTTCATCAATTTTGATTCCTGATGAAGATGTTGATGACTCAGATATTGATGAAGATGCTGAGCCAACGTACTTCTTTAAGGGCACAATCTACAACCCAGTTATTACGCGTCAATCAGTTAAGCAAACAGCTTTGTCAATGGGTGAAGGTTGCTTGTCAGTTGACGAAGACGTACCTGGTTATGTTGAGCGTTCATACCGTATTACGGTTAAGTATCAAGACGAAAATGGCGACTTCCAAGAGTTGAAGTTGGAAGGTTACCCAGCCATCGTTTTCCAACACGAAATCGATCACTTGCACGGGACGCTATACTACGATCACATCAGCAAGACGACACCATGGTCAGAATCTGATGGCACGCGTTACATCGGGTAA
- the ndk gene encoding nucleoside-diphosphate kinase: protein MSEERTLVLIKPDGVARGLMGEVFSRLERKGYKITSLLMTEATEDQLRRHYAEKVNAPYFPEILEYMTSGPLVAMVVTGTNIVKNFRAMAGVTNPSEAAPGTIRGDYGRDWEDGAVRNIVHSSDSVENAEREISIWFENH from the coding sequence ATGTCTGAGGAACGAACACTGGTTTTGATTAAGCCAGATGGTGTTGCACGTGGTTTGATGGGGGAAGTCTTTTCACGCTTGGAGCGCAAGGGATACAAGATTACGTCATTGTTGATGACAGAAGCAACTGAAGATCAATTGCGTCGTCACTATGCCGAAAAGGTAAATGCACCTTATTTCCCAGAAATTCTCGAATACATGACAAGTGGTCCATTAGTTGCAATGGTCGTGACGGGAACAAACATCGTGAAGAACTTCCGTGCAATGGCCGGTGTGACTAATCCAAGCGAGGCAGCACCTGGTACAATTCGTGGTGATTATGGTCGCGACTGGGAAGATGGTGCGGTTCGTAACATCGTGCACAGTTCTGACAGTGTTGAAAATGCCGAACGCGAAATTAGCATTTGGTTTGAAAATCACTAA
- a CDS encoding SepM family pheromone-processing serine protease — MAEKQKKSHKWLKISGIIAAVLVLLALVSPLPLYAETPGEADNLSGYIKVDGKKPKVDGEYMITAVYMSQVNGIGAIMAWLDPTASLMTSYEANGGGSQADNVAINKVYMDSAVNEAKVTAFKAAGVPYKRTFNGIYVMAVQDNSNFKKHLHVGDLITSVDGKSFESAKGFQNYIRKNKVGSKLTINYEHNGKTKEATGKTVALAGTKKVPGIGIALTDAVDVTSDRNVTADMGDIGGPSGGLMFSLEMYDALSNENLAAGRKIAGTGTIDKDGNVGEIGGIDKKVIVAYESGAKIFFAPYINPTKANLAMESDGMTNYQLAVKTAKKYAPGMKVVPVKTFDDAVKYLRTH; from the coding sequence ATGGCTGAAAAACAAAAGAAATCCCATAAATGGCTGAAAATTTCTGGCATTATCGCGGCTGTGTTGGTGTTATTGGCACTGGTCAGTCCATTGCCACTATATGCTGAAACGCCTGGCGAGGCTGACAATCTGTCTGGTTATATCAAGGTAGACGGCAAAAAGCCTAAAGTTGACGGTGAGTATATGATTACAGCCGTTTACATGTCGCAAGTCAATGGAATCGGCGCTATTATGGCGTGGCTCGATCCAACAGCATCATTAATGACATCCTACGAAGCTAATGGTGGTGGCTCACAAGCAGATAATGTGGCCATTAACAAGGTTTACATGGATTCTGCGGTGAATGAAGCTAAAGTAACAGCGTTTAAGGCAGCTGGGGTTCCGTATAAGCGCACGTTTAACGGTATCTATGTCATGGCAGTGCAAGACAACTCTAACTTTAAAAAGCACCTGCACGTTGGTGATTTGATTACCTCAGTCGATGGTAAGTCATTTGAATCTGCAAAGGGATTTCAAAATTACATCCGCAAAAATAAAGTGGGTTCAAAACTGACGATTAACTACGAACATAATGGTAAGACAAAAGAAGCAACCGGTAAGACGGTCGCTTTGGCCGGGACTAAGAAAGTACCTGGTATCGGTATCGCGCTGACAGACGCTGTCGATGTGACGTCTGATCGAAATGTTACGGCGGATATGGGGGACATCGGTGGCCCATCCGGTGGGTTGATGTTTTCACTAGAAATGTATGATGCGTTGTCTAATGAAAACTTGGCTGCTGGGCGTAAAATCGCTGGTACTGGTACGATTGATAAGGACGGTAACGTCGGTGAAATCGGTGGTATTGATAAAAAGGTGATTGTGGCCTACGAATCGGGTGCTAAAATCTTCTTTGCGCCATATATCAATCCAACAAAGGCTAATTTGGCAATGGAATCTGATGGGATGACAAATTACCAACTAGCAGTTAAAACGGCTAAGAAATACGCGCCTGGTATGAAGGTTGTGCCGGTTAAGACGTTTGACGATGCAGTTAAGTATCTACGTACACATTAA
- a CDS encoding inositol monophosphatase family protein: MNETQLKKLDTAVLGWLDTVHDNVLERVSQRMQVETKQGHRDLVTNVDRETEQFYVDAIRRFDPHAKILGEEGFGDAVNSLDGRVWFVDPIDGTMNFVKQHAEFATMLAVYEDGKPVMAWIMDVVNHDIVHGGPEYGVYHNDEKLNQPVNTSLADGLVILSGARLLYEQYGFPEIAKQAIGYRVYGSAGISYLHVLTGRAVAYASVMKPWDYAAGTLLGEALGFKVGKIDDQPVNMLLSGAVLVATQQAYNDIMSIERDL, encoded by the coding sequence TTGAACGAGACACAATTAAAGAAGCTGGATACAGCTGTTCTTGGTTGGCTAGATACTGTCCACGATAATGTTTTGGAGCGTGTCTCTCAACGGATGCAGGTCGAAACAAAGCAAGGACATCGCGATTTAGTGACGAATGTTGACCGAGAAACTGAACAATTCTATGTGGATGCGATTCGACGATTTGATCCACATGCCAAGATTCTTGGTGAAGAAGGGTTTGGGGATGCAGTTAACAGTCTGGACGGCCGTGTTTGGTTTGTTGATCCTATCGATGGCACAATGAATTTTGTGAAGCAACATGCTGAATTTGCAACCATGCTGGCGGTCTATGAAGACGGTAAGCCGGTAATGGCGTGGATTATGGACGTTGTCAATCACGACATTGTACACGGTGGTCCAGAATATGGGGTCTACCACAATGATGAAAAACTAAATCAGCCTGTTAACACGTCGTTAGCAGATGGTTTGGTTATTTTGTCAGGAGCACGCCTCTTATATGAACAATACGGTTTCCCTGAAATTGCGAAGCAAGCAATTGGGTACCGTGTCTATGGTTCTGCAGGTATTTCATACTTACATGTTTTGACTGGTCGAGCAGTTGCTTACGCCAGTGTTATGAAGCCTTGGGACTACGCTGCTGGGACGTTACTTGGTGAAGCATTAGGGTTTAAAGTCGGAAAAATTGACGACCAACCTGTGAATATGTTATTATCAGGAGCAGTTCTAGTGGCAACACAACAAGCATATAACGATATCATGTCAATTGAACGTGACCTATAA
- the coaD gene encoding pantetheine-phosphate adenylyltransferase: MRRVLFPGSFDPFTNGHLDVVKRAATLFDEVVIGVGTNKMKKYLFSPEEKIALIEASVADLPNVSVREMAGLTIEYMKEINADTLVRGLRNETDYLYERDIAEMNHFLGKVETVFLMARPEHQNISSSILKEVVSFGADVHELVPGPVANALAEKFAEK, from the coding sequence ATGCGTCGCGTATTATTTCCGGGTAGTTTTGATCCATTTACAAATGGACATCTAGATGTTGTTAAGCGTGCTGCAACGCTCTTTGACGAGGTTGTCATTGGTGTTGGCACTAACAAGATGAAAAAGTATCTCTTCTCACCTGAAGAAAAGATTGCCTTGATTGAGGCATCTGTGGCTGATTTGCCAAATGTTTCAGTACGTGAAATGGCTGGCTTGACGATTGAGTATATGAAAGAAATCAATGCTGATACGTTGGTACGTGGTTTGCGTAACGAAACTGATTACCTATACGAACGTGACATTGCTGAAATGAATCATTTCTTGGGCAAGGTTGAGACGGTCTTTTTGATGGCACGCCCAGAGCACCAAAACATCTCAAGCTCTATTTTGAAAGAAGTTGTTAGTTTTGGCGCCGATGTTCATGAATTGGTACCTGGACCAGTTGCTAATGCGCTTGCTGAGAAGTTTGCGGAGAAGTAG
- a CDS encoding DNA-directed RNA polymerase subunit epsilon — MIFKVYYQPTMKQNPKRENTQSLYIDAVDQPAARLAVETNTDYNVELIEQLSEKALAYEQQSPNFKLTEF, encoded by the coding sequence ATGATTTTTAAGGTTTACTACCAACCTACTATGAAGCAAAACCCAAAGCGTGAAAACACGCAATCACTCTACATTGACGCTGTTGATCAACCAGCTGCTCGTTTGGCTGTTGAAACAAACACGGATTACAACGTTGAGTTGATTGAGCAATTGTCAGAAAAGGCTTTGGCTTACGAGCAACAAAGCCCTAACTTTAAGTTGACGGAGTTCTAA
- a CDS encoding MFS transporter, with protein MQAKEWHVLRAVIAAGIMSFSGVLIETSMNVTFPTLMNEFQTNANGVQWVTTGYLLAIAVVVPLSAFLIRNYSPRRLFIIANLLFLAGVILDGFAPNLLVLLAGRVFQGIGTGIALPLMFDIILTKSPLDRRGVMMGIGTMTTSIAPAIGPTYGGVLLNSLGWRSIFWFLIVLLLASLVMGLTSMPVETVKRTENFAFGAFVFLGLGLGLLLMAVERLSLVFLIAAIVSLVVFGFLNKRRQLLNLAILRHSRFDRLMVSFLVYQAILLGLSFILPNYLQLGLGRTATAAGLFMFPGAVIGSVLAPVSGRVLDEFGAVKPILFGLSVATLAMVLMAVFFKDLSFWTLMLTHMLLMVGIGFSYANLMTITLSSLAPSENADGNSVLNTLQQFVGASATTIVAQIFASAVANHPSAGVVTGSQTGIYVLMGLMVISLIIFIGMNLNKN; from the coding sequence ATGCAGGCAAAAGAATGGCATGTATTACGAGCGGTAATCGCCGCTGGTATCATGAGTTTTAGTGGGGTGTTGATTGAAACGTCGATGAATGTTACGTTTCCAACCTTGATGAACGAATTTCAGACTAACGCAAATGGTGTGCAATGGGTGACGACGGGCTATTTGCTAGCCATCGCCGTGGTGGTGCCACTTTCAGCATTTTTAATTCGAAATTATTCACCGCGTCGACTATTTATCATTGCTAACCTACTGTTTTTGGCAGGTGTCATTTTAGATGGCTTTGCGCCTAATTTGTTGGTGCTGCTAGCTGGCCGTGTTTTCCAAGGAATTGGAACGGGAATTGCATTGCCATTGATGTTTGACATCATTTTGACAAAGTCACCGCTTGATCGTCGTGGCGTGATGATGGGGATTGGGACCATGACCACTTCGATTGCACCTGCCATTGGCCCAACATACGGTGGTGTCTTGTTAAATAGTTTGGGGTGGCGTTCAATTTTCTGGTTCTTGATTGTTTTGCTACTGGCTTCGTTGGTAATGGGTTTGACCAGTATGCCAGTTGAAACAGTTAAGCGAACGGAAAATTTTGCTTTTGGCGCATTTGTTTTCCTGGGTCTAGGATTAGGATTGCTGCTAATGGCCGTTGAACGACTATCATTAGTGTTCCTAATTGCTGCGATTGTCTCGCTGGTAGTATTCGGGTTCCTAAACAAGCGTCGCCAACTATTGAACCTAGCTATTTTGCGTCACTCACGTTTTGACCGCTTGATGGTTAGTTTCCTGGTTTATCAAGCGATTCTTCTAGGTCTATCATTTATCTTGCCTAACTACCTGCAACTTGGGTTGGGACGTACGGCAACCGCTGCTGGCTTGTTTATGTTCCCAGGAGCGGTTATTGGTTCTGTGTTGGCCCCAGTATCAGGACGTGTATTGGATGAATTTGGTGCAGTTAAGCCAATCTTGTTTGGCCTCAGCGTTGCAACGTTAGCAATGGTTTTGATGGCCGTGTTCTTTAAAGATTTGTCGTTCTGGACGTTGATGTTGACGCACATGTTGTTGATGGTTGGGATTGGTTTCTCATACGCGAACTTGATGACTATCACGTTATCTAGTTTGGCACCTAGTGAGAATGCTGATGGTAATAGTGTTTTGAACACGTTGCAACAATTTGTCGGTGCTAGTGCAACGACAATTGTTGCGCAAATCTTCGCCTCTGCTGTTGCCAATCATCCAAGCGCTGGTGTTGTGACGGGTTCGCAGACTGGCATTTATGTCTTGATGGGTTTGATGGTAATTTCGCTTATCATCTTCATCGGTATGAATTTGAATAAAAACTAG
- a CDS encoding YlbG family protein: protein MAFEVTPRRSVVVYLKNVRQARQLRRFGVVSYISEKMKYAVIYMNEEDVASKSALIERLGFVASVDVSHWPEVDTTIGSQGEAFEFSVDPSELTDEPAEEEEL from the coding sequence ATGGCTTTTGAAGTAACGCCACGTCGAAGTGTCGTGGTTTATTTGAAAAATGTTCGCCAAGCGCGCCAATTGCGTCGTTTTGGCGTTGTCAGTTATATTTCAGAGAAAATGAAGTATGCTGTTATTTATATGAATGAAGAGGATGTTGCATCAAAGTCAGCGTTGATTGAACGCTTGGGCTTCGTGGCATCTGTTGATGTTTCGCACTGGCCTGAGGTTGATACAACCATTGGTAGCCAAGGTGAGGCATTTGAATTTTCGGTTGATCCATCAGAATTGACGGATGAGCCGGCTGAAGAAGAGGAATTGTAA
- the typA gene encoding translational GTPase TypA, whose amino-acid sequence MAKRENIRNIAIIAHVDHGKTTLVNELLKQSDTLDMRTELGDRAMDTNDLEKERGITILAKNTAVKVGDKQINILDTPGHADFGGEVERIMGMVDGVLLVVDAFEGTMPQTRFVLKKAFEQNLTPIVVVNKVDRPGARPTEVVDEVLDLFIELGADEDQLEFPVIFASAMNGTSSLDADLATQEHTMKPIFDTVFETIPAPEDNSDEPLQFQVSLLDYNDFVGRIGIGRVFRGKIKVGDNVTVMKLDGTTQNFRVTKLFGFIGLDRVEINEAIAGDLIAVSGMEEISVGETVVEPSHLDALPVLRIDEPTLQMTFRTNDSPFAGREGKFVTARQLEDRLRRELHTDVSLRVDDTDEAGAWLVSGRGELHLSILIETLRREGFELQVSRPQVIFKEVDGVESEPFEAVQIDTPDEYSGSVIDSLNQRKGEMRNMEPTGTGTTRMEWLVPSRGLIGYSTEFMSLTRGYGIYNHTFETYAPVVKNWNPGRRNGTLVSINQGQATTYAIMGVEDRGIMFIHPGDDIYEGMVVGMNSRDNDISVNVTKAKNQTNVRSSNKDQTASIKTPRDMTLEESLEFLDDDEYAEVTPEHVRIRKQILVTAEREKAAKRKKIAQQG is encoded by the coding sequence TTGGCAAAGCGCGAAAACATCCGTAACATTGCAATCATCGCCCACGTCGACCACGGTAAGACGACGTTGGTTAATGAATTGCTTAAGCAATCAGACACGCTTGATATGCGTACTGAACTTGGCGATCGTGCCATGGATACGAACGATCTTGAAAAGGAACGTGGTATCACGATTTTGGCTAAGAACACAGCCGTTAAGGTTGGGGACAAGCAAATCAACATCTTGGACACGCCAGGACACGCGGACTTCGGTGGTGAAGTTGAGCGTATCATGGGTATGGTTGACGGTGTTTTGTTGGTTGTTGATGCCTTTGAAGGTACGATGCCACAAACTCGTTTCGTTTTGAAGAAGGCCTTCGAGCAAAACTTGACGCCAATCGTTGTTGTTAACAAGGTTGACCGTCCAGGTGCTCGTCCTACTGAAGTTGTTGACGAAGTGCTTGATTTGTTTATCGAATTGGGTGCTGACGAAGACCAATTGGAATTCCCAGTTATCTTCGCTTCAGCTATGAACGGAACGTCATCATTGGATGCTGACTTGGCAACGCAAGAGCACACAATGAAGCCAATCTTCGACACTGTATTCGAAACGATTCCAGCGCCAGAAGATAACTCAGACGAGCCTTTGCAATTCCAAGTTTCATTGTTGGATTACAACGACTTCGTTGGACGTATCGGTATCGGGCGTGTCTTCCGTGGTAAGATCAAGGTTGGTGACAACGTTACTGTTATGAAGCTTGATGGTACGACGCAAAACTTCCGTGTTACGAAGTTGTTTGGTTTCATCGGTTTGGACCGTGTTGAAATCAACGAAGCTATTGCTGGTGACTTGATTGCCGTTTCAGGTATGGAAGAAATTTCAGTTGGTGAAACTGTTGTTGAACCATCACACTTGGACGCATTGCCAGTTTTGCGTATTGATGAGCCTACTTTGCAAATGACGTTCCGTACGAACGATTCACCATTTGCTGGTCGCGAAGGTAAGTTCGTGACGGCCCGTCAATTGGAAGATCGTTTGCGCCGCGAATTGCACACTGACGTTTCATTGCGTGTTGATGACACTGATGAAGCTGGTGCATGGTTGGTATCAGGACGTGGTGAGTTGCACTTGTCAATCTTGATCGAAACTTTGCGTCGTGAAGGATTCGAATTGCAAGTTTCACGTCCACAAGTTATCTTCAAGGAAGTTGACGGCGTTGAATCAGAGCCATTCGAAGCTGTTCAAATCGACACGCCTGACGAGTACTCAGGATCAGTTATCGATTCATTGAACCAACGTAAGGGTGAGATGCGTAACATGGAGCCAACTGGTACTGGTACGACTCGCATGGAGTGGTTGGTACCTTCACGTGGATTGATCGGTTACTCAACTGAATTCATGTCATTGACTCGTGGATACGGTATCTACAACCACACGTTTGAGACGTACGCACCAGTTGTTAAGAACTGGAACCCAGGTCGTCGTAACGGTACTTTGGTTTCAATTAACCAAGGTCAAGCAACGACGTACGCTATCATGGGTGTTGAAGATCGTGGAATCATGTTTATTCACCCTGGTGATGACATCTACGAAGGAATGGTTGTTGGTATGAACAGCCGTGACAACGACATCTCAGTTAACGTTACGAAGGCAAAGAACCAAACGAACGTTCGTTCATCAAACAAGGACCAAACTGCCTCAATCAAGACGCCGCGTGATATGACGCTTGAAGAGTCATTGGAGTTCTTGGACGATGATGAGTACGCCGAAGTAACGCCAGAACACGTACGTATCCGTAAGCAAATTTTGGTTACGGCCGAGCGTGAGAAGGCTGCTAAGCGTAAGAAGATTGCTCAACAAGGCTAA